A region of Plantactinospora sp. BC1 DNA encodes the following proteins:
- a CDS encoding alpha-ketoacid dehydrogenase subunit beta translates to MATETLTLGKAINRGLRRALEHDPKVVIMGEDVGKLGGVFRITDGLQKDFGENRVIDTPLAESGIIGTAVGLSIRGYRPICEIQFDGFVYPAYDQIVSQVAKMHYRSQGKVRVPMVIRIPFGGGIGAVEHHSESPEAYFAHTAGLKVVACSSPQDAYTMIQQAVASDDPIVFLEPKRRYHEKGQVDLDAPLGDAYPLHAARVVRPGRDATLLAYGPMVRTAMEAASAAEEDGRDLEVIDLRTLSPLDLGPVYESVKRTGRCVVVHEAPGNLGLGSEIAARITEECFYSLEAPVLRVTGFDTPYPAARLEEDYLPNLDRVLDGVDRTFGW, encoded by the coding sequence ATGGCCACCGAGACCCTCACCCTGGGCAAGGCGATCAACCGCGGCCTGCGCCGCGCACTGGAGCACGACCCCAAGGTCGTGATCATGGGCGAGGACGTCGGCAAGCTCGGCGGCGTCTTCCGGATCACCGACGGCCTGCAGAAGGACTTCGGCGAGAACCGGGTGATCGACACCCCGCTCGCCGAGTCCGGCATCATCGGCACCGCGGTCGGGCTCTCCATCCGGGGGTACCGGCCGATCTGCGAGATCCAGTTCGACGGCTTCGTCTACCCGGCGTACGACCAGATCGTGTCGCAGGTGGCCAAGATGCACTACCGCTCGCAGGGCAAGGTACGGGTGCCGATGGTCATCCGGATCCCGTTCGGCGGCGGCATCGGCGCGGTCGAGCACCACTCGGAGTCCCCGGAGGCGTACTTCGCGCACACCGCCGGGCTCAAGGTGGTGGCCTGCTCGTCGCCGCAGGACGCGTACACGATGATCCAGCAGGCGGTCGCCTCCGACGATCCGATCGTCTTCCTGGAGCCGAAGCGGCGCTACCACGAGAAGGGCCAGGTGGACCTGGACGCCCCGCTCGGTGACGCGTACCCGCTGCACGCCGCCCGGGTGGTCCGGCCGGGCCGGGACGCCACGCTGCTGGCGTACGGGCCGATGGTGCGTACCGCGATGGAGGCGGCCAGCGCCGCCGAGGAGGACGGCCGGGACCTGGAGGTCATCGACCTGCGCACCCTCTCCCCGCTGGACCTCGGCCCGGTCTACGAGTCGGTGAAGCGCACCGGGCGGTGCGTGGTGGTGCACGAGGCACCCGGCAACCTCGGGCTCGGTTCCGAGATCGCGGCCCGGATCACCGAGGAGTGCTTCTACTCCCTGGAGGCCCCGGTGCTCCGGGTGACCGGCTTCGACACGCCCTATCCGGCCGCCCGGCTGGAGGAGGACTACCTGCCCAACCTCGACCGGGTGCTCGACGGCGTCGACCGCACCTTCGGGTGGTGA
- a CDS encoding dihydrolipoamide acetyltransferase family protein — MSRVREFPLPDLGEGLTEGEILKWLVAVGDTVELNQPVVEVETAKAAVEIPAKWAGKITAIFHDEGTVVDVGSPIFAVDTDPGAGDLPEPSAASLAAVEIAPAEGAVEPGLIGGPAPGGRTAVLVGYGPRTGAAKRRPRKGAGVPAPNGVAVTASAPAPVAAPAREPVRPTAPEPVRPAAATPAPRTGGTAAGAGGLVLAKPPVRKLAKDLGVDLRTLTGSGPLGSITRDDVHLAAAGATTAAEPAPTTGAATAPAFGPDREQRIPVKGVRKLTAQNMVASAFSAPHVTEFLTVDVTRSMKALDRLRKRREWQDVRVSPLLLVAKAVLLAVRRHPMVNSTWAGEEIVVKEYVNLGIAAATERGLIVPNIKDAGRLTLRELADAMTALVQTAKAGKTAPADMTGGTLTITNVGVFGVDTGTPILPPGESAILAFGAVREMPWVHKGKIRVRQVTTLGLSFDHRIIDGELGSRFLRDVGDFLADPEAALLGWT; from the coding sequence ATGTCGCGGGTGCGGGAGTTCCCCCTGCCGGATCTCGGCGAGGGGCTGACCGAGGGCGAGATCCTCAAGTGGCTGGTCGCGGTCGGTGACACCGTCGAGTTGAACCAGCCGGTGGTCGAGGTCGAGACGGCGAAGGCGGCGGTCGAGATCCCGGCGAAGTGGGCCGGGAAGATCACCGCGATCTTCCACGACGAGGGCACGGTGGTCGACGTCGGCTCGCCGATCTTCGCGGTGGACACCGACCCGGGCGCCGGTGACCTGCCGGAGCCGTCGGCGGCGTCGCTGGCCGCCGTCGAGATCGCGCCCGCCGAGGGCGCCGTCGAGCCCGGGCTGATCGGCGGGCCCGCTCCGGGTGGCCGGACGGCGGTGCTGGTCGGGTACGGTCCGCGCACCGGCGCCGCGAAGCGCCGGCCGCGCAAGGGTGCCGGGGTACCGGCCCCGAACGGTGTCGCGGTGACGGCCTCGGCGCCGGCTCCGGTCGCGGCCCCGGCTCGCGAGCCGGTACGCCCGACAGCGCCCGAGCCGGTGCGTCCGGCGGCCGCCACCCCGGCACCCCGGACCGGCGGGACCGCCGCCGGAGCGGGTGGACTGGTGCTGGCGAAGCCGCCGGTGCGCAAGCTCGCCAAGGATCTCGGGGTCGACCTGCGTACCCTGACCGGCTCGGGACCGCTCGGCTCGATCACCCGGGACGACGTACACCTGGCGGCGGCGGGCGCGACGACGGCGGCCGAGCCGGCGCCGACGACCGGTGCCGCGACGGCGCCGGCCTTCGGGCCGGACCGGGAGCAGCGGATTCCGGTCAAGGGCGTGCGGAAGCTGACCGCGCAGAACATGGTCGCGTCGGCGTTCAGCGCGCCGCACGTCACCGAGTTCCTGACGGTCGACGTGACCCGCTCGATGAAGGCGCTCGACCGGCTGCGCAAGCGCCGGGAGTGGCAGGACGTCCGGGTCTCCCCGCTGCTGCTGGTCGCCAAGGCCGTGCTGCTGGCGGTCCGGCGGCACCCGATGGTCAACTCGACCTGGGCCGGCGAGGAGATCGTCGTCAAGGAGTACGTCAACCTCGGCATCGCGGCGGCGACCGAGCGCGGCCTGATCGTGCCGAACATCAAGGACGCCGGCCGGCTCACCCTGCGGGAGCTGGCGGACGCGATGACGGCACTGGTGCAGACCGCCAAGGCGGGGAAGACGGCTCCGGCGGACATGACCGGCGGCACGCTGACCATCACCAACGTCGGCGTCTTCGGGGTCGACACCGGTACCCCGATCCTGCCGCCCGGCGAATCGGCGATCCTGGCCTTCGGCGCGGTCCGGGAGATGCCCTGGGTGCACAAGGGCAAGATCAGAGTGCGGCAGGTCACCACCCTCGGGCTCTCCTTCGACCACCGGATCATCGACGGCGAGTTGGGTTCGAGGTTCCTGCGTGACGTCGGCGACTTTCTGGCCGACCCGGAGGCGGCGCTGCTCGGCTGGACCTGA